A genomic segment from Aspergillus puulaauensis MK2 DNA, chromosome 1, nearly complete sequence encodes:
- the DBP6 gene encoding putative ATP-dependent RNA helicase DBP6 (BUSCO:EOG09261EM7;~COG:A;~EggNog:ENOG410PIR2;~InterPro:IPR027417,IPR001650,IPR014014,IPR014001, IPR011545,IPR000629;~PFAM:PF04851,PF00270,PF00271;~go_function: GO:0003676 - nucleic acid binding [Evidence IEA];~go_function: GO:0004386 - helicase activity [Evidence IEA];~go_function: GO:0005524 - ATP binding [Evidence IEA]), whose amino-acid sequence MAGDRAVTRDIPMSHASPPTSGKKSQKRKRDLDGSTGTSSTPTKKSKKDRNDRNEKATPVSPREKRKKEKRSDSTSVDKASKESSKKKRAVSPSSDKTKPPGERDRSKSKKKSRSEKQRSPGSDSDADEELENPIDKVKKQDNSKETAKDSGKTKKSKKSEPGSTAEGEDISKPAKNKFAGILSKFERSAKVKEAAAEKGYGEDETTEKNANTPEPVIAQGLEPIPQPEPALEEAEKPTYSSLPAWLANPLKTSAETRAKFSELGIEPKLLGVLEDNGYKEAFAVQSAVIPLLLKDPKSHSGDLCVSAATGSGKTLSYVLPLVTELEQIPAPRLRGLIVVPTRELVKQARETCEFCTAGTGLRVGSAVGNVAIKDEQRSLMRVDQLYSPESIESRQKSLLTEDDWTEFSLQDYISSTTDLGETLPGYVHKAEPNVDILICTPGRLVDHIRYTKDFTLKHLQWLVIDEADRLLNESFQEWVDVVMHSLDARKGSGAFGSSGQFLSSLGLPLQTKEPRKVILSATMTRDISKLNSLRLTNPQLVVVGASDQAPTGDIESGVIAHSDDKFSLPTTLKEYSVAVGDGAQKPLYLLRLLLSEIKLGVSSSTKPTKPAVSDSDETSSEGTSSDETSSDDSSSKDSESDSDDSDSDSADDSSSSDESDSSDSSSDSESDSEAEKTTKASSNNPSERSTVLVFTKSSESASRLSRLLALLDPSLSGLIGTIIKSNKSSASRKTLSAYRQGKLSIIIATDRASRGLDLQSLTHVINYDVPASITTYVHRVGRTARAGREGSAWTLVAHREGRWFTNEISKGANGKITRAAKVERVAIKLDNMKELKSRYASALEILETEVKYVGTRKIAR is encoded by the coding sequence ATGGCCGGTGATCGCGCAGTCACTCGTGATATCCCAATGAGTCACGCATCTCCCCCGACAAGCGGAAAAAAATCTCAGAAACGAAAGAGAGATCTCGATGGCTCCACCGGCACTTCATCCACCCCGAcgaagaaatcgaagaaggATCGAAACGATCGAAATGAAAAGGCTACTCCCGTCTCGCcgagagaaaaaagaaagaaagaaaagcgGTCCGACTCGACCTCTGTCGATAAGGCTTCGAAAGAATCCAGTAAAAAGAAACGTGCTGTTTCGCCTAGCAGCGACAAAACGAAGCCACCCGGTGAACGTGACAGGTCTAAATCTaagaagaaatcgagatCAGAAAAGCAAAGGTCTCCAGGGAGCGATAGTGACGCGGATGAGGAGCTTGAAAATCCAATAGACAAAGTTAAGAAGCAGGACAACTCCAAAGAGACAGCCAAGGACTctgggaagacgaagaagtctAAGAAATCGGAACCTGGGAGTACCGCAGAGGGGGAGGATATTTCAAAACCGGCAAAGAACAAGTTCGCAGGTATCTTGTCAAAATTTGAAAGGTCTGCGAAAGTAAAGGAAGCCGCGGCGGAGAAGGGAtatggtgaggatgagacGACGGAAAAGAATGCGAATACTCCCGAACCGGTCATAGCGCAGGGATTAGAGCCTATACCCCAACCCGAACCGGCTCTCGAAGAAGCTGAGAAGCCAACGTATTCTTCCCTCCCAGCCTGGCTGGCTAATCCATTGAAGACCTCAGCCGAGACGAGGGCCAAGTTCTCAGAGCTAGGGATTGAGCCGAAGCTCCTCGGGGTCCTTGAAGATAATGGCTATAAAGAGGCTTTCGCTGTCCAGTCCGCCGTTATTCCACTTCTTTTGAAGGACCCCAAGAGTCATTCGGGGGACCTCTGTGTTTCGGCAGCTACTGGTTCGGGAAAGACGCTATCATACGTTCTTCCCCTCGTCACCGAACTTGAACAAATCCCTGCCCCGAGGCTGAGAGGACTTATAGTTGTGCCAACTCGAGAGTTGGTCAAACAAGCTAGGGAGACTTGCGAATTTTGCACGGCAGGGACTGGTCTGCGTGTCGGATCAGCTGTGGGAAATGTTGCAATCAAGGACGAACAACGATCGTTGATGCGCGTTGATCAGTTATATAGCCCTGAGAGTATCGAGTCACGGCAAAAGTCGTTGCTAACAGAAGATGACTGGACCGAATTTAGTCTACAAGACTACATATCCAGCACAACTGATCTCGGTGAGACGTTACCGGGATATGTCCATAAGGCGGAGCCTAATGTTGACATCCTCATTTGTACCCCTGGTCGTCTGGTGGACCATATCCGTTATACGAAGGACTTCACATTGAAACACCTCCAATGGCTCGTCATCGACGAGGCAGATAGACTGCTCAACGAAAGCTTCCAGGAGTGGGTTGATGTTGTTATGCATTCACTTGATGCGCGCAAGGGCTCCGGTGCCTTTGGCTCAAGCGGGCAGTTCCTGTCGTCCCTCGGGCTTCCTCTACAGACGAAGGAGCCTAGGAAAGTGATTCTCAGTGCTACCATGACGCGGGATATTTCGAAGTTGAACTCTCTTCGCCTTACGAATCCGCagttggtggttgttggtgctTCTGATCAAGCCCCAACAGGAGACATCGAAAGCGGAGTTATTGCTCATTCAGACGACAAATTTAGCCTCCCGACAACACTCAAGGAATATTCCGTCGCAGTTGGCGATGGAGCACAGAAGCCACtatatcttcttcgccttctcctgtCAGAAATTAAACTTGGTgtctcctcatccacaaaaCCAACAAAACCAGCGGTGTCTGATTCCGACGAAACCAGCTCAGAAGGAACCAGCTCAGACGAGACAAGTTCAGATGATTCCAGTTCTAAAGACTCCGAGTCGGACTCGGATGACTCGGACTCTGACAGCGCGGATGAcagctcttccagcgacGAATCCGATTCATCTGACAGCAGCTCCGACTCTGAATCAGACTCTGAAGCTGAAAAGACCACTAAAGCATCGTCAAACAACCCATCTGAGCGAAGCACAGTTCTGGTCTTCACCAAATCATCCGAATCCGCATCTCGTCTCTCCCGTCTTCTAGCCCTCCTCGACCCATCATTATCCGGCCTTATTGGGACAATCATCAAATCCAATAAATCCTCTGCTTCCCGCAAGACACTCAGCGCGTACCGCCAGGGCAAGCTGTCTATCATAATTGCTACGGATCGTGCCTCCCGTGGTTTAGATCTCCAGTCACTGACGCACGTCATCAACTACGACGTCCCAGCCAGTATAACAACGTACGTGCACCGTGTCGGCCGTACGGCAAGAGCAGGCAGGGAAGGATCAGCATGGACTCTGGTTGCCCATAGAGAGGGAAGGTGGTTCACGAACGAGATTTCCAAGGGCGCTAATGGTAAGATAACTCGAGCAGCGAAGGTTGAACGAGTTGCAATCAAGCTGGATAACATGAAGGAGCTCAAATCGAGGTATGCGTCAGCATTGGAAATTCTTGAGACGGAAGTGAAATATGTTGGGACGAGAAAAATTGCGCGGTGA
- a CDS encoding uncharacterized protein (COG:S;~EggNog:ENOG410PSAF;~InterPro:IPR009866;~TransMembrane:1 (o35-54i);~go_component: GO:0005739 - mitochondrion [Evidence IEA];~go_function: GO:0008137 - NADH dehydrogenase (ubiquinone) activity [Evidence IEA]), translated as MAGPSKSMILDPALQKYYEISANRYKYFRWTPRTAWHSLLYMVLIPASLGYVAYKTDGKYDLRGKRKGDTIAEW; from the exons ATGGCCGGTCCTAGCAAGT CTATGATCCTCGACCCGGCCCTGCAGAAATACTACG AGATCTCTGCGAACCGCTACAAGTACTTCCGCTGGACGCCCCGCACCGCATGGCACTCGCTGCTGTATATGGTCCTGATCCCGGCCTCGCTGGGCTACGTCGCTTATAAGACCGAT GGCAAATACGATCTCCGTGGGAAGAGAAAGGGTGATACCATTGCCGAATGGTAA
- the ARL3 gene encoding ADP-ribosylation factor family protein (COG:U;~EggNog:ENOG410PJ7U;~InterPro:IPR027417,IPR006689;~PFAM:PF08477,PF01926,PF00025;~go_function: GO:0005525 - GTP binding [Evidence IEA]), with amino-acid sequence MYHLAKSLYMYATSKEEYSVLLLGLDNAGKTTLLSQIKALFQPRADGTPAPNPGKTVPTVGQNVNTISLPDMYLKIWDVGGQISMRNLWQSYYSSCHAIVFVVDSTDVGQNPDITRLPSSSAATNSSRKPSTAGLGSVEQETNGDADGDDENESAAAFTEQLAGINAPGSDFGRLDECRQVLESVLRNADVAGVPILVLANKQDREDSVEVVRIKEGFVRKVFEGETGGVVRDSRVLPISALMGSGVQEAVEWVQSRVKWNKEGRPPVMR; translated from the exons ATGTACCATCTGGCCAAATCACTGTACATGTACGCTACTAGCAAAGAGG AATACTCcgtccttctcctcggcctAGATAACGCCGGCAAAACAACGCTCCTCTCTCAGATCAAAGCCCTCTTCCAGCCCCGAGCAGATGGCACGCCTGCGCCTAACCCCGGAAAGACAGTGCCCACCGTAGGGCAAAATGTCAACACGATATCGCTGCCGGATATGTACCTGAAGATCTGGGATGTCGGCGGCCAAATCTCCATGCGCAACCTGTGGCAGAGCTACTACTCGAGCTGTCACGCGATCGTTTTCGTGGTGGATAGCACGGACGTCGGACAAAACCCTGATATTACGCGCCTTCCTTCCTCGTCAGCGGCGACGAATAGCTCCCGGAAACCATCCACTGCAGGACTTGGGTCAGTGGAACAGGAAACAAACGGTGACGCCGATGGAGACGATGAGAACGAGAGCGCCGCTGCCTTCACCGAACAACTCGCCGGTATCAACGCACCTGGGAGTGACTTTGGTCGCCTTGATGAGTGTCGTCAGGTTCTTGAATCGGTGCTTCGAAATGCCGATGTTGCGGGTGTGCCTATCCTCGTGCTTGCAAATAAACAGGACCGAGAAGACTCAGTCGAGGTTGTTCGGATCAAGGAAGGTTTCGTGAGAAAAGTATTTGAAGGAGAGACGGGCGGTGTTGTGCGCGATAGCCGTGTCCTGCCAATTAGTGCGCTGATGGGTTCCGGGGTACAGGAAGCTGTTGAATGGGTTCAGAGCCGTGTGAAGTGGAATAAAGAGGGAAGACCGCCCGTCATGAGGTGA
- a CDS encoding uncharacterized protein (COG:T;~EggNog:ENOG410PKH4;~InterPro:IPR029729,IPR036188,IPR029731), whose protein sequence is MDTDTIIIGNGPSSMILSYILHGYLPYYSPQHPHPDPLLHAKLKGAPALLGADVDALTEHFAASRLSYSTQALPVNVLLDTLVRPSVDVEELQSITNVEWRYEPEKAIPHKVFGNAPRPGGQWTENRMPASWEIQTLSYASMLSLPGYSFADHYRKTTGKDLPAYTRPSRQDTADYFQAYPAAVGIDDAFCSNENVWGIIRNKSGFYLRSHNIQCRHLALASGVFSEVLQPRPLIRPLTLLQPVPETPLLVIGSGFSAADVIISAPGNQKIIHVFKWDPENRPSPLRGCHQHAYPEYAGVYRLMRRAAIAAQPKTSKRVKPLRTNSSPFLESRAWAEIYEGFPNTEIIDVQTQDEIAIVTFRCPAGNTLTRHVRGMVYATGRRGSLGYLDQSLLREVIGSDHEVEANPTISGQTLRGKAIEDVEVAKDVFIIGSLTGDSLIRFAYGSCVQAAGKLVNVASGNGKAKTGSNDAPRQELRIGVMRGIDGHDVFPNGGQLRADPDNRAMARAKKLPEEETKGIWAWIMGVLNWPKV, encoded by the exons ATGGATACTGACACCATTATTATCG GCAACGGGCCGTCTTCCATGATCCTGTCCTACATTCTTCACGGTTATCTTCCTTATTATTCgcctcagcatcctcatcccGACCCGTTATTGCACGCGAAGCTTAAGGGTGCCCCGGCGCTTCTAGGGGCCGACGTGGATGCGCTTACTGAGCATTTCGCCGCTTCCCGCCTCTCGTATTCCACTCAGGCTCTTCCGGTAAACGTGCTACTGGATACGCTTGTCCGACCAAGCGTCGATGTTGAGGAACTACAGAGCATCACCAATGTGGAATGGCGGTATGAGCCCGAAAAGGCTATCCCTCATAAAGTCTTCGGCAATGCGCCGCGACCCGGTGGCCAGTGGACCGAGAATCGGATGCCTGCAAGCTGGGAAATTCAGACGTTGAGCTATGCGTCGATGCTTTCCTTACCAGGGTATTCTTTCGCCGACCATTACCGCAAAACCACGGGGAAAGATCTCCCTGCATACACCAGGCCGAGCAGGCAGGATACTGCGGATTATTTCCAAGCATATCCCGCCGCCGTCGGTATCGATGACGCCTTCTGCTCAAACGAAAACGTATGGGGCATTATCCGGAACAAGAGCGGGTTTTACCTCCGATCGCACAATATCCAATGCAGACATCTGGCCCTGGCCAGCGGTGTCTTTTCCGAAGTTCTACAGCCCCGGCCACTTATTAGGCCCCTCACGTTACTTCAACCCGTGCCGGAGACACCACTGCTTGTCATCGGCTCTGGATTTTCCGCTGCAGATGTAATTATCTCCGCCCCGggaaatcagaaaataatCCACGTCTTCAAATGGGACCCCGAGAACCGGCCGTCACCATTGCGTGGTTGCCATCAGCATGCATACCCTGAGTATGCTGGCGTATATCGGTTAATGCGACGAGCTGCAATAGCTGCGCAGCCGAAAACCTCAAAGCGTGTCAAACCCCTGCGAACCAACTCCTCTCCCTTTCTCGAGAGCCGAGCCTGGGCCGAGATTTATGAAGGGTTTCCAAATACGGAGATAATCGATGTGCAAACGCAGGACGAAATAGCCATCGTGACCTTTCGCTGTCCAGCCGGGAACACTCTAACCCGGCATGTACGTGGGATGGTATATGCCACTGGTCGACGAGGCAGTCTTGGCTATCTAGACCAGAGCCTTTTGCGTGAGGTCATTGGCTCAGACCACGAAGTTGAGGCAAATCCTACAATATCTGGACAGACGCTGCGAGGTAAAGCCATCGAGGACGTCGAGGTTGCGAAAGACGTCTTTATCATCGGCAGCTTAACGGGAGATTCCCTCATCCGTTTTGCATATGGAAGTTGcgtccaggctgctgggaaACTGGTCAATGTTGCCTCTGGAAATGGCAAAGCCAAGACCGGCTCAAACGACGCTCCGAGACAGGAATTACGCATCGGTGTCATGCGTGGGATCGACGGCCACGATGTCTTTCCTAATGGTGGACAGCTTCGCGCGGATCCAGACAATCGCGCGATGGCACGCGCAAAAAAATTACCCGAAGAGGAAACCAAAGGAATATGGGCCTGGATAATGGGGGTTTTGAACTGGCCTAAGGTATAA
- the GPI3 gene encoding phosphatidylinositol N-acetylglucosaminyltransferase subunit A/GPI3 (BUSCO:EOG09262TO9;~CAZy:GT4;~COG:M;~EggNog:ENOG410PG2V;~InterPro:IPR001296,IPR013234;~PFAM:PF00534,PF13439,PF08288,PF13579,PF13692;~TransMembrane:1 (o434-453i);~go_process: GO:0006506 - GPI anchor biosynthetic process [Evidence IEA]): protein MPYNIAMVSDFFFPQPGGVESHIYQLSTKLIDRGHKVIIITHAYKGRTGVRYLTNGLKVYHVPFLVIYRETTMPTVFSFFPIFRNIVIREQIQIVHGHQSLSSFCHEAILHARTMGLRTAFTDHSLFGFADAGSILTNKLLKFTLSDVDHVICVSHTCKENTVLRASLDPLMVSVIPNAVVAENFRPIHATARASERLISGTPQIQPPPRPIGPDDIITIVVISRLFYNKGTDLLIAAIPRILASHPNVRFIIAGSGPKAIDLEQMLERNVLQDKVEMIGAIRHEEVRDVMVRGHIYLHPSLTEAFGTVIVEAASCGLYVVCTRVGGIPEVLPQHMTTFAKPEEDDIVLATSKAISALRSNKVRTERFHDQVKVMYSWTDVARRTERVYKGISGDISPQEFYGYYPGEIQEAGDRVRNFSLIDRLKRYYGCGVWAGKLFCLCVVIDFLLYTFLEMWFPRANIDIARSWPKKLHEANGNSTKGEKERLGLTS, encoded by the exons ATGCCTTACAACATTGC CATGGTCAGTGACTTTTTCTTCCCCCAGCCAG GGGGGGTTGAAAGTCACATCTACCAATTGTCAACC AAACTTATCGACCGGGGGCATAAAGTTATCATCATAACCCATGCTTATAAGGGCCGCACGGGCGTCCGGTACCTAACAAATGGCCTCAAAGTTTACCATGTGCCGTTTTTGGTCATCTATCGCGAGACAACGATGCCAACGgtcttctctttcttccccatCTTTCGAAATATCGTCATTCGGGAACAAATTCAAATCGTTCACGGACATCAGAGCTTGAGCAGCTTCTGCCATGAGGCCATTCTGCATGCGCGGACAATGGGTCTGCGCACTGCCTTTACTGATCATTCGTTGTTTGGGTTCGCGGATGCCGGGTCAATTCTGACCAACAAGCTATTAAAGTTTACCCTCAGTGATGTTGACCATGTTATTTGTGTCAGCCATACCTG TAAAGAAAATACTGTTCTGCGAGCCTCTTTGGACCCATTGATGGTTTCGGTTATTCCCAATGCTGTAGTAGCAGAAAACTTTCGACCAATACATGCCACTGCCCGTGCGAGTGAACGACTTATCAGCGGGACACCACAAATACAACCTCCACCGAGGCCAATCGGCCCCGACGACATCATTACTATTGTTGTGATTTCGCGTCTATTTTATAACAAGGGCACAGATCTTCTGATCGCTGCAATTCCCAGGATTCTTGCTTCACATCCGAACGTACGCTTTATCATCGCGGGCTCAGGGCCCAAGGCTATCGACTTGGAGCAGATGCTGGAACGGAATGTTCTCCAAGATAAAGTCGAAATGATCGGTGCTATTCGACACGAAGAAGTTCGAGACGTTATGGTTCGAGGCCACATATATCTACATCCAAGTTTAACGGAGGCATTCGGAACGGTTATTGTTGAAGCCGCCAGTTGCGGATTATATGTGGTGTGCACTCGTGTTGGTGGCATCCCCGAGGTATTGCCTCAGCACATGACGACGTTCGCAAAGCCAGAGGAGGACGACATAGTACTGGCTACCAGCAAAGCCATAAGCGCATTGCGATCCAACAAGGTTCGGACCGAACGGTTTCACGATCAAGTGAAAGTGATGTATTCGTGGACGGATGTGGCACGCCGAACAGAGCGTGTGTACAAGGGTATCTCGGGGGATATTAGTCCCCAGGAATTCTACGGATACTACCCGGGAGAGATTCAGGAAGCCGGCGATAGGGTCCGCAACTTCAGTCTCATTGACCGATTGAAACGGTACTATGGATGCGGCGTCTGGGCCGGGAAACTGTTTTGCCTCTGCGTCGTGATCGACTTCCTACTCTACACCTTTCTTGAAATGTGGTTTCCCCGGGCGAACATTGACATCGCGCGAAGCTGGCCGAAAAAGCTACATGAAGCAAACGGCAACAGCACCAAAGGCGAGAAAGAGCGCCTCGGTTTGACTTCCTAA
- a CDS encoding SAP18 family protein (COG:A;~EggNog:ENOG410PQVW;~InterPro:IPR042534,IPR010516;~PFAM:PF06487), protein MAARDAPRPKIDRQTTTPFHLKLFYRSNAYHNLSDFTVQQPSSSSFGRPVSGPNAIRSRSPPPPTALPAHLQIYTWQSCTLRELSQLLTSALPSMLPDPPIGTRLCFRLIYPDTKGAAMMGPGAQGRYLSKDLGSVIIGPRDSPYRDGNDEESSQNSAGGARTGPFRLQGNDADKTLQEARFVIGDYVDCAILPPLEDGSVAPPVSGGRGPNVGGGMRAFRDSGFGGGGGRGGRGGRGGGDRGIPTGDWRRGERVPDNGRGFEGGPRRRGGGGGGWAPY, encoded by the coding sequence ATGGCCGCCCGCGACGCCCCCAGGCCCAAGATCGACCgacaaacaacaacaccattcCACCTGAAGCTCTTCTACCGCTCGAATGCCTACCACAATCTATCCGACTTTACAGTTCAACAaccctcatcgtcttcatTCGGCAGACCCGTAAGCGGGCCCAACGCCATCCGCTCGcgctctcctcccccaccaACTGCCCTCCCAGCACACCTACAGATCTACACCTGGCAATCGTGCACACTGCGCGAGCTTTCGCAGCTCCTCACATCCGCGCTACCGTCGATGCTCCCGGATCCCCCGATCGGAACAAGACTATGCTTCCGACTGATCTACCCAGACACCAAGGGCGCAGCAATGATGGGCCCCGGCGCGCAAGGCAGATATCTAAGCAAGGACCTAGGCAGCGTGATCATTGGGCCGAGGGATAGCCCCTATCGAGACGGTAACGATGAAGAATCATCGCAGAACAGCGCGGGCGGTGCGCGAACTGGTCCGTTCCGGCTGCAGGGGAACGACGCGGATAAGACGCTGCAGGAGGCGCGCTTCGTGATTGGGGATTACGTTGATTGTGCTATTTTGCCGCCGCTCGAGGATGGCTCGGTCGCGCCTCCGGTTAGCGGTGGGAGAGGCCCGAATGTTGGAGGTGGGATGAGGGCGTTCCGCGACAGTGGGtttggcggtggtggtgggcgaggagggagaggggggagaggCGGTGGCGATCGTGGAATCCCTACAGGTGATTGGAGACGTGGTGAGCGAGTTCCGGATAATGGACGGGGGTTTGAAGGTGGACCAAGGAGacggggtggtggtggtggtggatgggcGCCGTATTAG
- the PRP18 gene encoding mRNA splicing protein PRP18 (BUSCO:EOG0926420U;~COG:A;~EggNog:ENOG410PK4K;~InterPro:IPR014906,IPR036285,IPR004098,IPR039979;~PFAM:PF02840,PF08799;~go_component: GO:0005681 - spliceosomal complex [Evidence IEA];~go_process: GO:0008380 - RNA splicing [Evidence IEA]), whose amino-acid sequence MDFASLMSKEISKAKGSTTPSSGSEQNGSSKPPQKKYARRADEEAARVAAYKEEQARIEKEREERMAHKRKLEEEEADRRHEREEKKRRLAEESRKKREEEEAAKERERRKRIGLPELPPTPSEKDETPEREGEGGMEDIGDEELTEKLRELSEPSLLFGETHRGRLRRYRKLLERSREVQKMTDGPIPTTLEPVPEVEMKIPENVPKDAEGRQFLLRQLASYFNMVLFEWELALAKRDVTVKQSLQGRQAYNAMVQSRENMTPLFRKFEKSDIDDIVLEHIVEITHKAQQRRYVDANDAYLRLSIGKAAWPIGVTMVGIHERSAREKLHQGDKQAHILSDESTRKYLQSIKRCLSFAQTRWPPDDQLQIMG is encoded by the exons ATGGATTTCGCCTCGTTAATGTCAAAAGAGATCTCCAAGGCGAAAGGCTCAACCACACCAAGTTCAGGCTCAGAGCAGAACGGATCCTCGAAACCCCCGCAGAAGAAATATGCCCGTCGCGCGGATGAAGAAGCAGCCCGGGTCGCAGCCTACAAAGAGGAACAGGCACGGATAGAGAAAGAGCGCGAAGAGCGCATGGCGCATAAGCGCAAgctagaagaagaagaggcggaTCGACGACACGAGCGAGAGGAGAAAAAACGACGGCTTGCAGAGGAGTCAcgaaaaaagagagaggaggaggaagctgcgAAGGAGCGAGAACGACGCAAACGAATTGGGCTGCCTGAGTTGCCTCCGACACCTAGTGAGAAGGACGAGACACcggagagagagggagaaggcggaATGGAAGATATAGGTGACGAGGAACTTACAGAGAAACTTAGGGAGCTGAGTGAGCCGTCTCTTCTTTTCGGAGAGACTCACCGTGGTCGTTTACGACGGTATCGGAAGCTGCTGGAGCGTTCTCGCGAGGTTCAGAAGATGACTGACGGGCCGATCCCGACGACGCTGGAGCCGGTTCCAGAGGTGGAAATGAAGATTCCGGAAAATGTGCCCAAGGATGCCGAGGGTCGCCAATTCCTGCTCCGTCAGCTGGCTTCATATTTCAACATGGTATTGTTTGAGTGGGAGCTCGCGCTGGCGAAGCGAGATGTGACGGTGAAGCAGAGTTTACAGGGACGACAGGCATACAATGCAATGGTTCAGTCGCGAGAGAACATGACGCCTCTCTTTCGCAAGTTCGAGAAGTCCGATATTGATGATATCGTACTCGAGCACATTGTGGAAATTACACACAAAGCCCAACAAAGGAGATATGTCGATGCTAACGATGCCTACCTCCGCCTAAGTATTGGCAAAGC AGCATGGCCCATTGGTGTCACCATGGTTGGTATCCACGAGCGTTCGGCACGAGAGAAATTACATCAGGGAGACAAGCAAGCGCATATCCTAAGTGACGAAAGCACACGCAAGTACCTCCAGAGTATCAAACGATGTCTCAGCTTTGCACAAACACGCTGGCCTCCGGACGATCAGCTGCAGATTATGGGTTAG
- a CDS encoding uncharacterized protein (COG:S;~EggNog:ENOG410PXJQ) has product MSHLDNVHDNPANEQGFFKPGVKPTGPNQQPHGPLSHDKVGYYILPHFTANVHGVGVKASPADYAPEFHAETHPPGTAPASSSYQPYPIDHTGEQAMNPNVLRGHGKEGVRTTAESTLTGATSKDVNNKEAG; this is encoded by the exons ATGAGCCATCTCGACAACGTCCACGACAACCCCGCAAACGAACAGGGCTTCTTCAAGCCCGGTGTCAAGCCAACCGGTCCAAACCAGCAGCCTCACGGACCATTATCACACGACAAGGTGGGTTATTACATTCTTCCCCATTTCACCGCCAATGTG CATGGCGTCGGCGTGAAAGCCTCCCCCGCGGATTACGCCCCCGAATTCCACGCTGAGACTCACCCACCGGGAACCGCACCAGCAAGCAGCTCCTACCAACCCTACCCGATTGATCACACTGGCGAACAGGCCATGAATCCTAATGTCTTGAGGGGCCATGGGAAGGAGGGTGTCAGGACTACTGCGGAGTCGACCCTTACGGGTGCCACTTCGAAGGATGTTAACAACAAAGAAGCAGGGTAG